In Zhaonella formicivorans, one DNA window encodes the following:
- the nrfD gene encoding NrfD/PsrC family molybdoenzyme membrane anchor subunit produces MGFKFHWTWSRVILLLIMAVGAIATFLRYSQGLGASTNLSDSYPWGLWIAFDVLCGVALAAGGFTAAATVYIFNLKKYHAIVRPAVLTGFIGYFLVAVGLLYDLGRPWFIWHPIIMWQHHSVMFEVAWCVMLYLTVLFLEFCPVIFERFRLEGALRVIHACTIPLVIMGIILSTLHQSSLGSLFLIVPGKLYPLWYSPFLPVFFFTSAVAVGLAMIVVESTLSSLAFKRGLETPLLADLTKALPFILVFYFVIKIADLAARGSLSLLFNGSYESISFLAELAIGVIVPASILSFRNLRQQTVWQFLSCLMVVCGVVLNRINVCLIGMSRSAGQGYVPAWTEFSITLALVSFGVMAYIWITENFPVFEDHGDKAGA; encoded by the coding sequence ATGGGTTTTAAATTTCACTGGACATGGTCTAGGGTAATTTTGCTTTTGATTATGGCCGTAGGGGCAATAGCAACTTTTTTAAGGTATTCTCAGGGACTTGGTGCCTCGACCAACCTGAGCGACAGTTACCCTTGGGGTTTATGGATTGCTTTCGATGTGCTGTGTGGAGTGGCGCTGGCTGCCGGAGGTTTTACGGCTGCGGCTACTGTCTATATCTTTAACTTAAAAAAATATCACGCTATTGTTCGTCCGGCAGTTTTAACCGGCTTCATTGGATATTTTTTAGTAGCTGTGGGTTTGCTTTATGATTTAGGAAGGCCGTGGTTTATTTGGCATCCGATAATCATGTGGCAGCATCACTCGGTGATGTTTGAAGTGGCCTGGTGCGTCATGCTTTACCTTACCGTATTGTTCTTAGAATTTTGCCCGGTAATTTTCGAGCGGTTCCGGTTGGAAGGGGCGCTCAGGGTGATTCACGCCTGCACAATACCCTTAGTGATAATGGGCATAATTCTTTCAACTTTGCACCAGTCATCGTTAGGTTCCCTGTTTTTAATTGTGCCGGGTAAACTTTATCCCCTTTGGTATTCACCTTTTCTGCCCGTTTTTTTCTTTACTTCCGCGGTTGCGGTGGGCTTAGCCATGATCGTGGTAGAATCAACTCTATCGAGTCTAGCATTCAAAAGAGGTTTAGAAACACCGCTATTGGCTGATTTGACTAAAGCTTTACCTTTTATTTTAGTTTTTTATTTTGTAATAAAAATAGCCGATCTGGCTGCTCGCGGTTCCTTAAGTTTACTGTTTAACGGCAGCTATGAAAGTATATCTTTTCTGGCTGAACTGGCCATCGGGGTAATTGTTCCGGCTAGCATATTGAGCTTTAGAAATTTACGACAGCAGACTGTATGGCAGTTTTTGTCCTGTTTAATGGTAGTCTGCGGAGTTGTTTTAAACCGGATAAATGTATGTCTGATAGGGATGAGCCGTTCTGCCGGTCAAGGTTATGTCCCTGCCTGGACTGAATTTAGCATTACACTTGCCCTTGTATCCTTTGGGGTCATGGCTTATATCTGGATTACAGAGAACTTCCCGGTTTTTGAAGACCACGGTGATAAGGCAGGCGCTTGA
- a CDS encoding 4Fe-4S dicluster domain-containing protein has protein sequence MELTRLGFLKLVGFATSCLAFGGSVWANSDQGGKTNFVTKPKGMLMDLTQCIGCKNCQAACQKQNQLQGGAYAEELSSNAWTVVKTVEVEKGSEKVKRFVRSQCFHCLEPACASACPVKALHKTPEGPVVYDAWKCIGCRYCMVACPFGIPKYEWEKTAPLVTKCLFCSSRLKEGQQPACAAACPTKATLFGNRDELLVEAERRINNNPNKYVNYIYGLKEGGGTSFLFLSDVPFKDLGFPTNIPNTPLPDYTWEVMSKIPGIIAGGGILLTSTYLLTHKNEGESKKKIEGKGA, from the coding sequence ATGGAACTAACTAGGTTAGGTTTCTTAAAACTGGTTGGATTTGCTACAAGCTGTTTGGCTTTTGGCGGAAGCGTTTGGGCCAATAGTGACCAAGGGGGAAAAACCAACTTTGTGACTAAGCCTAAAGGGATGTTAATGGACCTTACCCAATGCATAGGTTGTAAAAATTGCCAGGCAGCTTGCCAAAAACAAAATCAGCTGCAGGGCGGTGCCTATGCTGAAGAACTGTCAAGCAATGCCTGGACTGTGGTCAAGACCGTAGAAGTTGAGAAGGGCAGTGAAAAGGTGAAGCGTTTCGTCCGTTCCCAGTGTTTTCATTGTCTTGAGCCAGCCTGCGCTTCAGCTTGTCCAGTCAAAGCATTGCATAAAACTCCAGAAGGGCCGGTGGTGTATGATGCCTGGAAATGTATTGGTTGCCGTTACTGTATGGTGGCTTGCCCCTTCGGGATTCCCAAATATGAATGGGAAAAAACTGCACCGCTGGTCACCAAATGCCTGTTCTGCTCCAGCCGTTTAAAAGAAGGGCAGCAGCCCGCTTGCGCGGCCGCCTGTCCAACTAAAGCCACACTTTTTGGAAACAGAGATGAGCTTTTGGTTGAAGCAGAACGAAGAATTAACAACAATCCCAATAAATATGTCAACTATATTTACGGATTAAAAGAAGGGGGAGGTACTTCTTTCCTGTTTCTATCCGATGTGCCTTTTAAAGACTTGGGCTTTCCCACCAATATTCCTAACACTCCCCTGCCCGACTACACTTGGGAGGTAATGTCCAAGATTCCCGGCATCATCGCCGGTGGCGGAATTCTTTTAACCTCAACTTATCTTTTGACTCATAAAAATGAGGGTGAAAGCAAAAAGAAGATTGAAGGCAAGGGGGCATGA
- a CDS encoding response regulator transcription factor produces MEQATVLLADPDTDLLKNIGQCLRKEGYGVLTASDGQDALCKFKLYNPNLMVLELDLPGIDGLTVCRTIRKSSRIAIIVLSQKAAEIDRISSFKAGADDYLPKPCSNRELLARIKAVMRRVEGNSLQESSMVMRFPGLIIDKFSHQVKTPRGNINLTKKELNLLWFLASNPGKVFSRKEILNQVWGTDELVDLDEVTVMISRLRDKIESNAQDPRYITTVWGVGYKFEPKTDL; encoded by the coding sequence TTGGAACAGGCTACAGTGTTATTGGCGGATCCCGATACAGATTTATTGAAAAATATTGGCCAGTGTCTGCGCAAAGAAGGGTACGGGGTACTTACAGCGTCGGATGGACAGGACGCGCTTTGCAAGTTTAAACTTTATAACCCTAATCTAATGGTTTTAGAACTGGATTTGCCAGGTATAGATGGTTTAACTGTTTGCCGTACAATTAGAAAATCTTCGAGGATAGCAATAATTGTGCTGTCTCAAAAAGCGGCGGAAATAGACAGAATATCCAGTTTCAAGGCAGGGGCAGATGATTACCTTCCCAAGCCATGCAGCAATCGGGAACTTCTCGCACGGATTAAAGCAGTAATGCGTAGGGTGGAAGGCAATTCATTGCAAGAAAGCAGCATGGTCATGCGTTTTCCAGGCTTAATTATCGACAAGTTTTCCCACCAAGTAAAGACACCCAGGGGAAACATAAACCTGACCAAAAAGGAGCTAAATCTCCTCTGGTTTTTAGCCAGCAACCCCGGAAAGGTTTTCAGCAGGAAGGAAATTTTAAATCAAGTGTGGGGCACAGATGAACTGGTTGATTTGGATGAGGTGACAGTTATGATCAGCAGGCTGCGGGATAAGATTGAGTCTAACGCACAGGATCCTCGCTACATTACCACTGTATGGGGGGTGGGTTATAAGTTTGAACCAAAAACTGATTTGTAA
- a CDS encoding ECF transporter S component: MKTRELVLGGLLTSLALLIPLAFGGFLGVLIPPFSATLASHVPLMLAMTISPAVAIIVALGSTLGFLIKLGPIIAARAFMHVFVGYTGATLIKQGKPLYLVLLLVLPIHALGEALIVIPFGFSLYNAGVVVGLGTAFHHLADSFITLAVVKQLGLLRKSLPAFSKKIS, translated from the coding sequence ATGAAGACCCGGGAGCTAGTTCTGGGTGGCTTGTTAACATCTTTGGCATTGCTTATTCCATTAGCTTTTGGAGGTTTTTTAGGGGTTTTAATACCCCCTTTCAGCGCGACGCTGGCCTCTCACGTTCCTTTAATGCTGGCCATGACAATAAGTCCGGCAGTTGCAATTATTGTTGCTTTAGGCTCAACTCTTGGTTTTCTTATCAAGTTGGGGCCAATCATAGCGGCCAGAGCATTTATGCACGTTTTTGTAGGTTACACCGGCGCCACCTTAATCAAGCAAGGTAAACCTTTATATTTGGTGTTGCTGCTGGTACTGCCAATCCACGCCTTGGGAGAAGCTTTGATTGTAATTCCTTTCGGTTTTTCCCTTTATAACGCGGGGGTTGTTGTAGGTTTGGGAACAGCATTTCACCATTTAGCAGACAGCTTTATTACTTTAGCTGTGGTCAAACAATTAGGGCTGCTAAGAAAATCATTACCTGCTTTTAGCAAGAAAATTTCTTAG
- a CDS encoding YpiB family protein — protein sequence MRKLILIRDFLYWFLDTQRLKWPNTAKVLEYILKNESILEKVELVDDIRFYRNALMVSGRGTVTFPFVLRLDGKYIHDVEEALQALASANFYKLYVKLSYSKDYYQGVVSKKRVWKVKRAGKKKKIAYQKLMLLIDAALDRRDREEFYRLTKQLQRLSNV from the coding sequence ATGAGAAAACTTATTTTAATAAGAGATTTTTTGTACTGGTTTCTCGATACCCAAAGGTTAAAGTGGCCTAACACTGCTAAAGTGTTAGAATATATACTCAAAAACGAGAGCATATTAGAAAAGGTCGAGTTAGTAGACGATATAAGGTTTTACCGGAATGCCTTAATGGTTTCAGGTAGGGGTACAGTTACTTTTCCTTTTGTGCTGCGTTTAGACGGGAAGTATATCCACGACGTGGAGGAAGCTCTGCAAGCTTTAGCTTCCGCTAATTTTTATAAACTTTATGTAAAGCTGTCTTACAGCAAAGATTACTACCAAGGGGTAGTCTCTAAAAAAAGAGTCTGGAAGGTTAAAAGAGCCGGCAAGAAAAAGAAAATAGCGTACCAGAAACTCATGCTCTTAATTGATGCTGCCTTAGACCGGCGTGACCGGGAAGAGTTCTACCGCTTGACAAAGCAATTGCAAAGGCTGAGCAATGTTTAA
- a CDS encoding diadenylate cyclase, which translates to MPDYHQITPCRLFAKKVGESLKSGLCGLQQTVKEACDVIDKCPNHTELLELFAKVRRQTIELEGLLTVLELETGLLPEIPGFNEVVKAAERLAKRRHGAIIALERQMKLDEFIEEGKKAGLKLQAELSSRLLECIFYPGNPLHDGAVIVRDIKILAAGCVLPLSKQAISADHYLGTRHRAALGLSELTDAIVVTVSEETGHICLALGGRLYCVNNYTNVRRDIINFLAKQGHG; encoded by the coding sequence ATGCCTGATTACCATCAAATCACACCGTGCAGACTTTTTGCCAAAAAAGTCGGTGAAAGCTTAAAATCGGGTCTTTGCGGTTTACAGCAAACAGTAAAAGAAGCTTGTGATGTTATAGACAAATGTCCCAATCACACTGAACTGCTGGAGCTTTTTGCCAAAGTAAGGAGGCAAACTATTGAATTGGAAGGCCTACTGACCGTTTTGGAGTTGGAAACAGGCCTTTTACCTGAAATACCCGGCTTCAACGAAGTTGTTAAGGCTGCGGAGCGCTTGGCAAAGCGCCGGCATGGGGCAATAATCGCTTTGGAGCGGCAGATGAAACTGGATGAATTTATTGAGGAAGGTAAAAAGGCCGGTTTAAAACTTCAAGCAGAGCTATCCAGCCGGCTTTTGGAATGTATTTTTTACCCCGGCAACCCATTGCATGATGGGGCAGTGATAGTGCGGGACATAAAGATTTTGGCTGCCGGGTGTGTTTTGCCTCTTTCCAAACAAGCAATAAGTGCAGACCACTATTTAGGTACCAGGCACCGGGCGGCCTTGGGTTTAAGTGAACTAACCGATGCTATCGTCGTAACCGTTTCCGAGGAAACTGGCCATATTTGCCTGGCTTTGGGAGGACGGCTTTACTGCGTTAATAATTATACCAACGTAAGACGGGATATAATCAATTTTCTTGCCAAACAAGGGCACGGCTGA
- a CDS encoding ammonia-forming cytochrome c nitrite reductase subunit c552 translates to MRRIAAVAAALLILGIVGVSAYFAGMRAKEPELPPPRAEISVEETDNEVFGRYYPREYESYKKNYDMSKGPSVYGGSQERSNLEAYPYMKTLWKGYGFAEEYNEDRGHVYAIEDVKKTKRNPPKAVCWTCKSTEVPKAIREMGDAYYSTPFKEAAGRFKTPVGCSDCHDPKTMQLRITRPAFIEAMEREGKDVTKANRQEMRTYVCAQCHVEYYFEKDTYKLHFPWEKGKDPEQVYNYYQEIKHTDFTHPDSGTEVLKGQHPDYEMFLDGPHQSRGVACADCHMPYIVQGNTKISSHWWTSPLKHMESSCGVCHRGSMEELRQRVLYTQDRTKDLLDRAGKANVEAINAIAEAAKNPRVNKNKLAEARALHRESQWYWDWVSAENSMGFHNPQKAMNTLGKSLDLASRARDLARQAVQP, encoded by the coding sequence GTGAGAAGAATAGCAGCTGTAGCAGCAGCACTCTTAATTTTAGGTATTGTAGGAGTGAGTGCCTATTTCGCAGGTATGCGGGCCAAAGAACCGGAACTGCCTCCGCCCAGGGCTGAAATAAGCGTAGAGGAAACTGATAATGAGGTGTTTGGTCGATACTACCCGCGGGAATATGAAAGTTACAAAAAAAACTACGATATGAGCAAAGGCCCGAGCGTTTACGGAGGTTCCCAGGAAAGGAGCAACCTTGAAGCTTACCCTTACATGAAAACACTGTGGAAAGGCTATGGTTTTGCCGAAGAATACAACGAGGACCGGGGCCATGTGTATGCCATAGAAGATGTAAAAAAGACAAAACGCAATCCTCCCAAAGCCGTTTGCTGGACATGTAAGAGTACCGAGGTGCCTAAAGCGATCCGGGAAATGGGCGATGCTTACTATTCCACTCCTTTTAAAGAGGCGGCCGGCAGGTTTAAAACGCCTGTTGGTTGCAGCGACTGTCATGACCCAAAGACTATGCAGCTCCGAATTACTCGCCCCGCATTTATTGAGGCAATGGAACGGGAAGGGAAAGACGTAACCAAAGCAAACCGTCAGGAAATGCGTACTTATGTATGCGCCCAATGCCACGTGGAATATTACTTTGAAAAAGATACCTATAAGCTGCATTTCCCATGGGAGAAAGGCAAAGACCCCGAGCAGGTTTATAATTACTACCAGGAGATCAAGCATACGGATTTTACTCATCCTGATTCCGGTACAGAAGTTTTAAAAGGTCAGCATCCTGATTATGAGATGTTTTTGGACGGCCCGCACCAGTCCAGGGGAGTGGCCTGCGCTGATTGTCATATGCCCTATATAGTACAAGGAAATACTAAAATATCATCTCACTGGTGGACCAGCCCCTTGAAACATATGGAAAGTTCTTGCGGTGTCTGTCACCGGGGCAGTATGGAGGAACTGCGTCAGAGAGTATTGTACACTCAGGACAGGACCAAAGACCTTTTGGACCGGGCCGGAAAAGCTAACGTGGAGGCTATTAATGCAATTGCGGAGGCTGCCAAAAATCCCCGGGTTAATAAAAATAAACTGGCTGAAGCCAGGGCTTTACACAGAGAAAGCCAATGGTATTGGGATTGGGTTAGCGCAGAAAACAGCATGGGTTTCCACAATCCGCAAAAAGCCATGAATACTCTAGGTAAATCCCTGGATTTAGCCAGCCGGGCCAGGGATTTAGCCAGACAGGCGGTACAACCCTGA
- a CDS encoding NapC/NirT family cytochrome c, whose protein sequence is MKRIVLLLGILAITAILGSALAVRFTEDAEFCSSCHIMNAAYQTWYHSAHRETANCNTCHVPKGLVSKPLYKAKSGLIDAYVFFIAGSPEGIHLKKDSEKIVQKNCVNCHATLVRMIGKGNGANCYHCHSYTPHGDVRNLVY, encoded by the coding sequence TTGAAAAGGATTGTACTGCTGTTAGGTATTTTAGCCATAACTGCCATTTTAGGTTCAGCTTTGGCAGTGCGTTTTACTGAGGACGCGGAATTTTGTTCATCATGCCATATTATGAATGCGGCTTATCAAACCTGGTACCATTCAGCCCATCGAGAAACAGCCAATTGCAATACCTGCCATGTACCCAAAGGGCTGGTCAGCAAGCCGTTGTATAAAGCTAAATCCGGCTTAATCGATGCTTATGTATTTTTTATTGCAGGTTCTCCTGAGGGTATACACCTTAAAAAAGACAGTGAGAAAATAGTGCAAAAAAATTGTGTGAACTGCCATGCCACCTTAGTGCGGATGATTGGCAAGGGCAACGGGGCAAACTGCTATCATTGCCACAGCTATACACCCCATGGCGATGTGCGCAATCTAGTTTATTAA
- a CDS encoding DUF1540 domain-containing protein: protein MQGRVERTGSSISRVKCVVNTCQYWDSGNHCNASEIEIQGPNATDTQHTDCATFAPKR, encoded by the coding sequence ATGCAAGGAAGAGTGGAAAGAACAGGAAGTTCCATCAGCAGAGTCAAATGCGTGGTCAATACATGCCAGTATTGGGACAGTGGCAATCACTGCAATGCCAGTGAAATCGAAATCCAAGGACCTAACGCAACCGATACCCAGCATACTGACTGCGCCACTTTTGCACCGAAAAGGTAA
- a CDS encoding NAD-dependent protein deacylase, whose translation MLSKAADILRHAKFLVCLLGAGASVPSGIPDFRSSTGLYSQNVAAEEILSASYFSLYPEKFYAFYKKSMLYPQARPNAIHYTLAKWEAKGRLRACLTQNIDGLELLAGLKTVLQLHGTVTRNHCLKCNGLYDLNYVIEKGTPVPLCTKCGGIIKPDVVLYEEPLDQKLLQLARNFTLKADVLLVIGTSLRVYPVAGLLNYFNPSLQKLIILNKDETPFDREADVVLHLPAEQILPEIDRLVEEQEI comes from the coding sequence ATGTTAAGTAAAGCAGCGGATATTCTCCGGCATGCGAAATTCCTTGTCTGCCTTCTAGGGGCAGGTGCTTCAGTACCTTCGGGGATTCCTGATTTCCGGAGCAGTACGGGGCTGTACAGCCAAAATGTGGCAGCTGAAGAGATCCTCTCCGCGTCTTATTTTAGCCTATACCCGGAAAAATTTTATGCCTTTTATAAAAAGAGCATGTTGTACCCGCAAGCCCGTCCTAACGCCATTCATTACACCTTGGCCAAGTGGGAGGCTAAGGGGCGCTTGCGGGCTTGCTTGACGCAAAATATAGACGGACTGGAATTATTGGCGGGGCTTAAAACAGTTTTGCAACTTCATGGTACGGTTACAAGGAATCATTGCTTGAAATGCAATGGGCTTTACGACCTAAACTACGTTATTGAAAAGGGCACTCCCGTTCCCTTATGTACAAAATGCGGCGGGATTATTAAGCCCGATGTAGTTTTATATGAAGAGCCACTGGACCAAAAATTGCTCCAGTTAGCCAGAAATTTTACGCTTAAAGCCGATGTGCTTTTGGTTATAGGTACTTCCCTGCGCGTCTATCCGGTGGCAGGTCTGCTTAATTACTTCAACCCTTCGTTGCAAAAGCTCATTATTTTGAATAAAGATGAAACGCCTTTTGACAGGGAAGCTGATGTCGTTCTCCATCTGCCTGCGGAGCAGATTTTGCCTGAAATTGACCGTCTGGTGGAAGAGCAAGAAATTTAA
- a CDS encoding cyclodeaminase/cyclohydrolase family protein — MFSKLTIEEFLQQASSTTFPSPKGGSLAALAAACAAALVQMCARVAAKKQQGTTNAQGLTEIERQAEQLKQELNSLISEDALAYLEVIRAYNLPNKTCEEHKNRAKIISQKFLMATLTLIIIGKNSQKLLKVIEKMQPQCPASCVGDLHVARTFAKAALDSALWGIEANQPKIAIPQDKQELQVQLAALGVDYFTYFDNRFF; from the coding sequence TTGTTTAGTAAATTAACAATCGAAGAATTTCTGCAGCAAGCTTCCAGCACCACTTTTCCCTCTCCGAAAGGGGGCAGTCTGGCGGCTTTGGCGGCTGCTTGTGCCGCTGCGCTGGTACAAATGTGTGCAAGAGTCGCTGCTAAAAAGCAGCAAGGGACAACAAACGCTCAGGGTTTAACAGAAATTGAACGACAAGCGGAACAACTTAAACAGGAGTTGAACAGCCTGATTAGCGAAGATGCGCTGGCCTATTTGGAAGTCATCCGGGCTTACAACTTGCCCAATAAAACCTGCGAAGAACACAAAAACCGTGCCAAAATTATTTCACAAAAATTCCTGATGGCAACCCTTACTTTAATCATTATTGGTAAAAATTCCCAAAAATTACTCAAAGTAATAGAAAAAATGCAACCCCAATGTCCTGCCAGTTGTGTAGGCGATTTACATGTTGCCAGGACTTTTGCCAAAGCGGCGTTAGACAGTGCTCTATGGGGAATCGAAGCCAATCAGCCCAAAATAGCCATTCCCCAAGATAAACAGGAACTGCAGGTTCAGTTAGCTGCATTGGGTGTTGATTATTTTACTTACTTTGACAACAGATTTTTTTAA
- a CDS encoding 4Fe-4S binding protein: MKESNTGGVFIVEKCRGKGSCPNALLDTGELAEKVKQLLNKFDCLLGANEMLLYHRISRIAIAGCPNGCSQPQIKDIGISGKVRLNFQPELCIKCGACIQICKEGALLEAGGAPVLLESKCLGCGECTRACQAGAWQVGATGLKVVAGGKLGRHPKLAEEIYPFASFEELLGLLDNLHGYMKSKLNGKTERLSVLLAEHGMADFKKICCQSK; the protein is encoded by the coding sequence ATGAAAGAAAGCAACACAGGCGGCGTTTTTATAGTAGAGAAATGCCGTGGGAAGGGCTCTTGTCCCAATGCATTGCTTGATACGGGGGAATTGGCTGAAAAAGTTAAGCAGCTGCTGAATAAATTCGACTGTCTTTTGGGGGCGAATGAAATGTTGCTCTACCACCGAATTTCCCGGATAGCAATCGCTGGCTGCCCCAATGGATGTTCTCAGCCGCAAATTAAGGATATAGGCATCAGCGGTAAGGTACGGCTCAATTTTCAGCCCGAACTGTGCATAAAATGCGGGGCTTGTATACAGATTTGCAAAGAAGGCGCTTTGCTTGAAGCCGGCGGGGCTCCTGTATTGTTGGAGAGCAAGTGTCTAGGCTGCGGGGAATGTACTAGGGCGTGCCAAGCGGGAGCTTGGCAGGTTGGAGCAACCGGCCTGAAAGTAGTTGCCGGTGGGAAATTAGGGCGACACCCCAAACTTGCAGAAGAAATATATCCTTTTGCCAGTTTTGAGGAGCTTTTGGGACTGCTGGACAATTTGCACGGGTACATGAAATCTAAATTGAACGGCAAAACGGAACGTTTGAGCGTGCTGCTGGCAGAGCATGGTATGGCGGATTTTAAAAAAATCTGTTGTCAAAGTAAGTAA
- a CDS encoding NAD(P)/FAD-dependent oxidoreductase encodes MNYVIIGNSAAGVKCAETIREVDRQGNITIITDEAYHAYSKCLLPDYLSGDRDEDTIRIRNLDFYSQNRITTYFGVKAQKINPAQKIVALENGKTIPYDKLLIATGSRSFIPPIPGIEGENIFGLRNLDDAKKILQALPGVRRAVVIGGGFVGLEAAYALYSRGVELTVVEKLPQILPSQFDAKAAKILEKDMLCEGIRIITGNGIKEIINPGIWQKMFGKKGKGVRLEDGETLKCELIIVATGTKANTELVQGTAIKVNRGIVVDEFMQTDEPDIYAAGDVVETIDAVTGQRKLTPIWPNAVVQGRIAGLNMAGIQKPYTALVGMQNAVEFREIPAIAAGLTEAGEGLEEIVIENQAQNKYKKLVMKDNRLVGMILVGDIRQAGVYNTLIKNKIDISRNKEFLFKEDFNFGYFLA; translated from the coding sequence ATGAACTATGTAATCATTGGCAACAGCGCTGCCGGTGTAAAATGCGCGGAAACGATCAGGGAAGTTGACCGACAAGGAAATATTACAATTATTACTGATGAAGCCTACCATGCTTACTCCAAATGTCTTTTACCCGACTACTTGTCCGGCGACAGGGATGAGGATACCATCAGGATCCGGAATTTAGATTTTTATTCTCAAAACCGGATTACAACCTATTTCGGCGTTAAAGCACAGAAGATCAATCCGGCCCAAAAAATAGTGGCGCTGGAAAACGGTAAAACCATACCCTATGATAAACTTTTAATTGCAACCGGAAGCAGAAGTTTTATTCCCCCTATTCCGGGGATTGAAGGGGAAAATATCTTTGGATTACGGAACCTGGATGATGCTAAAAAGATTCTTCAGGCCTTGCCAGGGGTGCGGCGGGCTGTGGTTATTGGCGGAGGGTTTGTAGGGCTTGAGGCCGCATACGCCCTTTACAGCAGAGGAGTGGAGTTGACTGTAGTTGAAAAACTGCCCCAGATCCTGCCCAGTCAATTTGACGCCAAAGCTGCCAAAATTCTGGAAAAAGATATGTTATGCGAAGGTATAAGGATAATTACCGGCAATGGCATCAAAGAAATTATCAATCCTGGTATATGGCAAAAAATGTTCGGTAAAAAAGGCAAAGGTGTACGGTTGGAAGACGGTGAGACGTTAAAATGCGAACTGATTATTGTAGCTACCGGAACAAAGGCTAATACTGAATTGGTTCAGGGAACGGCAATTAAGGTTAATCGGGGTATAGTCGTTGATGAGTTTATGCAGACTGATGAACCCGATATTTATGCTGCCGGAGATGTGGTGGAAACCATAGATGCTGTAACCGGTCAACGTAAGCTGACGCCCATTTGGCCCAACGCAGTAGTCCAGGGCAGGATTGCCGGCTTGAATATGGCCGGTATTCAAAAACCCTATACTGCTTTAGTAGGCATGCAGAATGCAGTGGAGTTCCGGGAAATTCCTGCAATTGCCGCAGGTCTGACGGAAGCAGGTGAAGGCTTAGAGGAAATTGTAATTGAAAATCAGGCCCAAAATAAATATAAGAAGCTGGTTATGAAGGATAACAGGTTGGTAGGGATGATCTTGGTGGGAGATATCCGCCAAGCAGGTGTTTATAATACGCTGATTAAAAATAAAATAGATATTTCCCGGAACAAAGAGTTCTTATTTAAAGAAGATTTTAATTTCGGCTATTTTTTAGCTTAA
- a CDS encoding 4Fe-4S dicluster domain-containing protein: MKEIFVDLDKCVGCLTCTLACAAEHSNSKDIVGAMLEKVRSRIAVESVGGKPVPLMCRHCEEPACVDACMTGAMQKDKVTGIVTNEGHEQKCVGCWMCIMACPYGVITPVEGETRLALKCDRCGGKEVPACVASCPQGALIYDEAKVVAELRRHNAAQLAMSKAV, from the coding sequence ATGAAAGAAATTTTTGTTGATTTGGATAAATGTGTTGGATGTCTGACTTGCACTTTAGCTTGTGCGGCTGAACATTCAAATTCCAAAGATATCGTGGGCGCCATGCTGGAAAAAGTCAGGTCCAGAATTGCTGTTGAATCAGTTGGAGGCAAGCCGGTGCCTTTAATGTGCCGCCATTGTGAAGAGCCGGCTTGTGTGGATGCTTGCATGACCGGCGCTATGCAGAAAGATAAAGTCACAGGCATTGTTACCAACGAAGGCCATGAACAAAAATGTGTAGGCTGTTGGATGTGTATTATGGCCTGTCCTTACGGCGTAATCACCCCTGTAGAAGGTGAGACCAGACTGGCTCTAAAATGCGATCGCTGCGGTGGCAAGGAGGTTCCGGCCTGTGTAGCCTCGTGCCCACAGGGGGCGTTGATTTATGATGAAGCTAAAGTTGTTGCTGAACTTAGGCGGCATAACGCTGCACAACTAGCCATGTCTAAAGCCGTGTAA